DNA sequence from the Salvelinus alpinus chromosome 7, SLU_Salpinus.1, whole genome shotgun sequence genome:
ATTTTTATCCACCGGATGacaacaacatgcaacaattcaagttgtttctgtctcAATGCGATTTGATAGGAGCGACGCCatatccaaactggcttcccttgtgTGCCAGGACGATTTACAGTTGagctcaacactgattggctattttatacttttttttatcaagggaggccaaatgctcgctggcggCATCAATGTCATAGTCTTTTGGACCCAACAGCATCAGaatgatggcctacacatacagagacagaggggcgctgttttgctcTTTCGGATGCTGTCTCTAGTGAGATGCATTCAGCCTCTAACGAATTTATTAAGGAAAAAATGAAACAGAGACAAGAtacattattttatgttttttcattttgggggggggaaacctggcttcccttggcatccacgAGTACACGCCACTGCGTGTTGCATAAAATACAgtcaaaaatgttttaaaaaatacagTGATTTGACATTTTGACCACATCGCACCGCCCTACTACTCCCATCAGCAATTCAACCGGTGTTgaacgttcgtaaattcatcagttattctgcgcactgaaacagttgttgcagtgatGTTCTActgaaatggatacttgcatagttGAGTCTTTTTGTTAAGTTTTACTAcgcaatacattttattttattttttaaagcttAGTTAGAACGGATTGCTTACACAaactgaccagctccaatagacgAACGTGTGCTATattgcagaccaatccaaactccactctcggcatgtccagcccactcattatctcagccaatcatgggtaGCGGGAATGTTTCTTCCTTTTTCTGTGACTTAAaaaactaggctcgtaatttaacaattttatttatatttacagatggcatacaagtttgttattaaggcacatgaaagtgcaCATCTTcgaggcatttctgccaaaagaactcctgtgaagtagtgacccacgACAGTTTCCTGAAACTGGTCACATTTGATCAACAGTCTCACACATCCATACATACCTCGAAATCACGTTGTTTGTTACGCTTCCTTTGGAGGTCTAGAGAATTTTGTATTAGCCGAAACTGCTAGAATGATcctctggcttttttattggaTGTTACATTTCAAGAACCCTCCCCCCACATTCCCATAGAAGAAGGGGTGCTGCGTGTTATGTTCGTCAGTTTAGTTTTCCGACCGTTTAGGACACATTTTGCAGATTTATTGTGTATGCTAGTTTGCAACATTGtagaaaatggaagaaaactTGCCCTTTCGTGTACCCGTTTCGCTGCcgactctcactccctctccctcctttgcGCATGGAGTGAAGGGAGAGATGCTTTCTGATAAGCACAAGCATATGACAGTTGAGCAACATTTCAAAACGTAAAACACCGTTTTTAAACAATTTTACTGAGGAGAGTCACAGTTTTCTGAGTGTAAAAAAAACTATAACAGAGGAAAAACCACCGCTAAACAGAGTATGAAACCTTTTTTGTAGGACATTAAATTGACTGTTAGATTAATTACATGGCTATCCAGCAGCAATTTAACATTTGGTGTGTTTTGAGTTCCCACTCCCTCAAGTGGTGAATTATATAGCCGAGGCCAATATGCACAAAAAATATGCCGGCAAATTATCTCTTAAAGTGCCAAAAATAAATCTGATAATTCTGAGTCATTTTGACAtgttgcacatcaaaatatccATCATGCGTTCCCTGAACATATAAGATAAATAACTTCTTTCATGTGTTACTTGGTCCAGACAAAGTTCATCCAGAGCCCTGCCACTAATGGAAAGTTAATTTATTGCAATATTACTTTTTGTCAATATTGCCCAGCTCTCTAGTTTGGGCTTGATGTTTTCACTCCCATTGGTGTTGTCTGTATCCGCAGGATGTAATGGTGCACCATCTCTTTTTACTCGCAGACCAACAGCAAGTCCTTCACTGCCAAGACGTCCTGTGTGCGCCGGCGCTACAGTGAGTTTGTCTGGCTCAAGAAGAGGATGCAGAAAAACACTGGCTTGGTGTAAGTCATAGCATTGTCCCCCAATGTGCTTGGCTTAACTGCTTGTTTGAAAAATAATTACAAACACCAATGTGAAGTTGTCCTGTTCTGGGAGCTATGGGTTAttctctgtcccctgtctgtcctatagacctgtcccagacctgcccaACAAGTCCTTCTTCTCCTTCAGTGGTGAGGACTtcctggagaagaggaggaaaggccTGCAGTCCTTCCTGGACAAGTCAGTTCCTCTCCTAAGTTAATAATTAGCAATGACTTCACCATTTCAATTATAGTGCTTGCTTGTTCCCTCTATTTGTCATTGTCACACCTAGAATGAGCACAAAGGAAAAATGGTACCATGACTAGTCAACGATAGAGAGACCACAGCATTGAGCATGGCATTGACATACCTTGTTTGTCTGTCTTCAGAGTGTGCAGCATGACAGTGTGTCTGTCAGACAGCCAGCTCCACCTCTTCCTGCAAACCCAACTGCCGGTTGGTCACATCCTAGACTGTGTGCAGGGCCACACCCCCTACACTGTGACAGAGGCCATCCTCACCTATGCCTCGTCCAATCAGGGCTGGGTTCAGGAAGAGGACTCGACCCAGGAGCCTAGTCTTACTCCAGTTCCTTATGAGTCCATGGAGAGGTAAGACTGGAGCAGATCAAACTGTCCACACGGGCCCAAATAAGGCGTAGGTTTGAGTTTAAACGCCTGGTGTGCTCTTGAATAGACTTGAGTGTGTTCAATTAACACATTGTTTTAGGCCAGGATTCAATCTGGACCGCGGAAGACCCGCGTTGTAGCGCGATGGacatgtaaaggtaatttccgattgatcCGACATCTTCAGCGTTTACTTTGAACGTTAGGTTAACTTTGCCTATAAATTGTGCAGAGCCAAAAAGGGCCGGTCGGATTGAATTTCAGCCTAAGTCTTTGCAGATACATGCAATTCTACGGTAACAGAATGAGGACGACTTTTAACAATTATCACGTAAAATtggacaaaaacacatttacgcttaagaacagtgcagatgagaagtttggtaacagaatgacagcacAAGGCAGTATTCTGTTTCTAagctttgcatctgcactgttcttgaAGTAAATATGTGTATAAAAATGTCTGAAAatggttaaaagtagtccttgtgcatagttgCATCGTCTgcttaactttgcaatcattggttttagTTTGATATGcatttttaaagtgaaaaatctgactCAGCATCAATCTGTTACCCATACCTGTTTTTCAGGTTTTACATGTCAATATAAAGGTAATGTTGAGTAGTGGTACTCTATGGCCTTCTCTTTCCCCACAGCCCTGCTCCTCATCTACCTACCCTGCAATGTCAAAAGCCCCTGAGCCCTGTGAACCTCGCCTCCAGTGAGCCAGAGGGCCTACGGACTGAGAAGTTCCTAGCTGACGCCGAAGACATAGACACTGTGGAGACCCCAGAGGTCACCCAGGAGGACCGCAATGTAGTCCAGGCAGAGGCCATCCTGGAGATACAAAGCCCAGTGGAGACTATCTTTAAGTGGGACAGCCATGAAGAATCTACTCCAGAGAGGCTCGACCATGAGGCGATGATCCACCACCAAGGGGATTGTCAACTGCAGACACCTGTGGAAGTGCACTGTGAAAAGGACACAGGCTTGGAGGAGGAGTGTGTAGTGGAGGTGACAACTGAGAGGGTCATTGAGGAGGTGAGCCATGCTGACATAACTACAGAGACAATCCCTCCCAAACAGAGTAGCCTAGACCCAGATAGCCACGAGGAACTGATCCACCAAGGGGAATGTAAACAGCAGACACCTGAGGAAGAGGCCACAGGCCTGGGGAAGGAGTGTGTATCAGAAGAGGCCAATACTGTCACGACTACAGAGACAATCCCTCCCACACAGCGTAGCCCAGAGCTAGACATCCATGAGGAAACTCCTCGAGATAGCCTAAGGGAGACAGTTCTAGAGGACCTTAGCCTTGCGGAGGAAGCTCAAGAAAGCCTCAGTCATGAGAAGACAACCTCGGAAGGGGACAGCAACAAAGACACAGTAACAGCCATTGAGCTGGACAGCCAAGGGCACATGGATGAGATTAAATCCCATATAGAGATCAGCCTAGAGGAAGAGTGTCATGAGATCACATCAGAAGAGGTGGAACGTGTTGATGACTCCACCCAAAAGGTAGAAAGTGGAGATGAGATACCCCAGAAGAAGAAGGCTCCCTTGGACATTCAACAAGTAGATGATCAGCTGGAAACTACCCAAGAGGttgagattgatgaggaaatgaatGGAAAGGATGGGGAGAGTCTTGGGGATGGGGCAACAACATCTGATGGGAGTAGCCATAAGGAGAGCGACAACAAGGATTCTGCCAATAACGATAATGCAATACAAGAGACGAATGGCTACATGGAGACAGCTCCCGAGAAGGAAaatcaccaaacagactgcacaGAGGCAGAAAAGGCCTGCAACAACCCAGACACTGTAATTCCCGAAACTAACCGAGGTCCCTCACATGATGAAATCACACCTGAGGTACCCAATGCTCAGGGGACCAATGGTGTCAAAGTTAGAGAGGACAGGGATATTTTGTACATGGTCAACAGTTGCTCTGCGAAAACCCTAGACAATGAATCTTCAGAGCTAGTGGGTGATGGAGTTGAGATAAAGGACATGAGAATCCAAGAGAGCAGTCATCTGGAGTCTGAGGGCCACTGTATGGAGCAGGACATCTCATTAGCCCAGGAGGGTAATACTGAGGCCTCAGAAGTGAGCCAGGAATGGGAAGCCCATGGCTTCACTGCTGCTACAAACCAAACTGTGAGCCCAGAGATGGAGCCCTAGATATTAGGCTGCTGCATGCACTCTGAACCTGAACAATGGATAGTGGGATGTCTTCTGCCAAAGACATAACCAGTCTCTCACTCACCCTGCACGCCTATTCTCACACTCCAGCTGAGCTCTGCTTTGCTTGCGTTGATGAACTTCCACTGTTGGGCAGCAGAGAGTGCTCAAAGTCACAGTAATACCTGAGTCTATGGGTGAGAacctccccaagctgacaagcCCAGTGTATCACGCTTCGTATTTAAACATTGACTCTCGTCAAGTCTGGCACTTTCATGTGTTCCTCTGTATACCCTGTGAACTTGGGCCTATAAGGGTATTAGTCCATTTTACTCAACCGGCTGTAGTGCCCCAATGGCATTAATGTGACAATTATTTTGTCCGTTAATCCACATGCCTTAACGCTGTATGCTTGACTATGAGGGGCGAACGTGTCCCAACCTGCCCCAAGTCCCTCTGATGCATGTGCCCGTCTGAACACCTGCCTTGATGAAGCAAAACTTCCTTCAACTGAACAGCAGCAAAACCGAGGCCCTGCTTGTTGGCACCCACTATCAGGTCCAGACTCACCAATAACACCCCTCACCATAGCAGGACAGAACACGCCTCTCTCCCCCTGAGTTTCCAGTCTGGGTGTAAAGCTTGATTCCTCCCTGACCTTTGACAGCCACATCAAACAACCGCGTAAAGCGTCATTCTATCTCCTCAAGGCTGGACTACCTCAACACACTCTTCATCGGGAACCCAGGCAGGAGTCTCCAGAAGCTCCACTACATCCAGAACAGAGTTTCCAGGATCGAAAACGCCATCACATCAACCCCATCCCAGCATCTCTGCACTGGCTCCCCGTCTCATTACGGATTGAATTCAAAACCCTCCTGCGGACATTCCAGTCAGTGTGTTCATGGCAATGCCCCTCCTTATCTAAAATAACTACTCTCCCTCCATAACCTCACCTGCACCCTTAGGACAAGCGACTCCACGCACCCAGGACCAAGCTCAGCTCCTTGGGGGATCAGACTTTCAGCTCgactgcccccagcctctggaatgcCCTCCCGGACCACCTGAAGGCATCACAGACTCTGGGCTCCTTTTAAATGGGCCTAAAGACCTTTCTCTTTAGGAAGACTtttaaataaaattttatttgtcacatggttcgttaacaacaagtgtagactaacagtgaaatgcttacttacgggtccttttccaacaatgcaaagTTAGATAAAGAAAGCTGGGCTTGTCCTTGTCCCTTGTAGCGTCAGCTGTGTTCTTTGTGTCAGTTGCCCGGTCTAGTTGTCCCAAAAAACGtttttatatttgttttaaaATTTATTTGATGCACTTTGAGATTATTCTGTATAATGAAAAGTGCTTTACAAATGTAATTTATTATTATTGTGTGATCCATAACTGTTGCAGTTAAGTCGTGATCATGAATTTGGAGTCCGTGAAAGTTTTGCAAAACACAACTTATCTTGCAATCAACTTTGACTGCGTTTAATTAATAACTTACAGCAAAAAGTGTCATCCTGCATGCATTCCCGTTGCTGTTGTGGGTGGTTTCTTGGTTCAACTTGAATAAACAGGGATGagggtcgttccacctcaaaaagcacaagtaagaggatttcgacacccaccatctcagattgtgcCGTAATCGTTTATGTAGTTAGAAACGGATAAGATTAGcgttcctgaaacattattttgtttaaataTAATTTGATATCTGAGaaattaaaggcccaatgcagtcgTGTTTATCTCGGTTTCAAAtattttctgggtaacaattaagtaccttcctgtgatttgtttatttttgaaCATTTTAATTTTAAACAAAAAAGCTCCTTAGCAAAGAgacatttctcaagcaagaatttggaGAGTAGACccagtggggaggggaaaactgaaaactagctgttattggcagagatgtTTGGAActatttcttattggtctattaacttaatTACCGCCTGGTGACGTCACcaagc
Encoded proteins:
- the LOC139581032 gene encoding uncharacterized protein isoform X1: MRLYVSCAAYIRMMKNHEEDEFVAVRVQDPRVQNEGSWNSYVDFKIFLHTNSKSFTAKTSCVRRRYSEFVWLKKRMQKNTGLVPVPDLPNKSFFSFSGEDFLEKRRKGLQSFLDKVCSMTVCLSDSQLHLFLQTQLPVGHILDCVQGHTPYTVTEAILTYASSNQGWVQEEDSTQEPSLTPVPYESMESPAPHLPTLQCQKPLSPVNLASSEPEGLRTEKFLADAEDIDTVETPEVTQEDRNVVQAEAILEIQSPVETIFKWDSHEESTPERLDHEAMIHHQGDCQLQTPVEVHCEKDTGLEEECVVEVTTERVIEEVSHADITTETIPPKQSSLDPDSHEELIHQGECKQQTPEEEATGLGKECVSEEANTVTTTETIPPTQRSPELDIHEETPRDSLRETVLEDLSLAEEAQESLSHEKTTSEGDSNKDTVTAIELDSQGHMDEIKSHIEISLEEECHEITSEEVERVDDSTQKVESGDEIPQKKKAPLDIQQVDDQLETTQEVEIDEEMNGKDGESLGDGATTSDGSSHKESDNKDSANNDNAIQETNGYMETAPEKENHQTDCTEAEKACNNPDTVIPETNRGPSHDEITPEVPNAQGTNGVKVREDRDILYMVNSCSAKTLDNESSELVGDGVEIKDMRIQESSHLESEGHCMEQDISLAQEGNTEASEVSQEWEAHGFTAATNQTVSPEMEP
- the LOC139581032 gene encoding uncharacterized protein isoform X2, with product MMKNHEEDEFVAVRVQDPRVQNEGSWNSYVDFKIFLHTNSKSFTAKTSCVRRRYSEFVWLKKRMQKNTGLVPVPDLPNKSFFSFSGEDFLEKRRKGLQSFLDKVCSMTVCLSDSQLHLFLQTQLPVGHILDCVQGHTPYTVTEAILTYASSNQGWVQEEDSTQEPSLTPVPYESMESPAPHLPTLQCQKPLSPVNLASSEPEGLRTEKFLADAEDIDTVETPEVTQEDRNVVQAEAILEIQSPVETIFKWDSHEESTPERLDHEAMIHHQGDCQLQTPVEVHCEKDTGLEEECVVEVTTERVIEEVSHADITTETIPPKQSSLDPDSHEELIHQGECKQQTPEEEATGLGKECVSEEANTVTTTETIPPTQRSPELDIHEETPRDSLRETVLEDLSLAEEAQESLSHEKTTSEGDSNKDTVTAIELDSQGHMDEIKSHIEISLEEECHEITSEEVERVDDSTQKVESGDEIPQKKKAPLDIQQVDDQLETTQEVEIDEEMNGKDGESLGDGATTSDGSSHKESDNKDSANNDNAIQETNGYMETAPEKENHQTDCTEAEKACNNPDTVIPETNRGPSHDEITPEVPNAQGTNGVKVREDRDILYMVNSCSAKTLDNESSELVGDGVEIKDMRIQESSHLESEGHCMEQDISLAQEGNTEASEVSQEWEAHGFTAATNQTVSPEMEP
- the LOC139581032 gene encoding enolase-phosphatase E1-like isoform X3, whose protein sequence is MQKNTGLVPVPDLPNKSFFSFSGEDFLEKRRKGLQSFLDKVCSMTVCLSDSQLHLFLQTQLPVGHILDCVQGHTPYTVTEAILTYASSNQGWVQEEDSTQEPSLTPVPYESMESPAPHLPTLQCQKPLSPVNLASSEPEGLRTEKFLADAEDIDTVETPEVTQEDRNVVQAEAILEIQSPVETIFKWDSHEESTPERLDHEAMIHHQGDCQLQTPVEVHCEKDTGLEEECVVEVTTERVIEEVSHADITTETIPPKQSSLDPDSHEELIHQGECKQQTPEEEATGLGKECVSEEANTVTTTETIPPTQRSPELDIHEETPRDSLRETVLEDLSLAEEAQESLSHEKTTSEGDSNKDTVTAIELDSQGHMDEIKSHIEISLEEECHEITSEEVERVDDSTQKVESGDEIPQKKKAPLDIQQVDDQLETTQEVEIDEEMNGKDGESLGDGATTSDGSSHKESDNKDSANNDNAIQETNGYMETAPEKENHQTDCTEAEKACNNPDTVIPETNRGPSHDEITPEVPNAQGTNGVKVREDRDILYMVNSCSAKTLDNESSELVGDGVEIKDMRIQESSHLESEGHCMEQDISLAQEGNTEASEVSQEWEAHGFTAATNQTVSPEMEP